The following are encoded in a window of Panicum virgatum strain AP13 chromosome 5N, P.virgatum_v5, whole genome shotgun sequence genomic DNA:
- the LOC120671965 gene encoding atherin-like translates to MGCCFSKKRKNRTAPGARRCEPEDRDPPSPEEETVKEVLSETPSAKPRPEPKPVANAVPAAEERGAEKAKKQEDSADAAVSDLGSCVSLSLATDELSEAASESSAATSSVAGPERSPGRKPSARRRPVSADQGPARRDHAAVASYGVRSRSAGASPSPPPPRHVPRDRSVRRSPSPAAKRPSTEHRRAASPAAPAQRKLPVPARPSGRVSPRRAQEPPPRPASPPPPSQPEDDDVTVPSDEHSVPDASAGGEGQRGRDGDGKESLENPLVSLECFIFL, encoded by the coding sequence ATGGGCTGCTGCTTCAGCAAGAAGCGCAAGAACCGCACGGCGCCCGGGGCGCGCCGGTGCGAGCCCGAGGACCGCGACCCGCCGTCCCCggaggaggagacggtcaaGGAGGTGCTCTCGGAGACGCCGAGCGCCAAGCCGAGGCCCGAGCCCAAGCCCGTCGCCAATGCCGTCCCCGCCGCGGAGGAGCGAGGAGCGGAGAAGGCGAAGAAGCAGGAGGACAGCGCCGACGCCGCGGTGAGCGACCTCGGCAGCTGCGTGTCGCTCTCGCTTGCCACCGACGAGCTGTCCGAGGCGGCGTCGGAGTCGTCGGCCGCGACCAGCTCGGTGGCCGGGCCGGAGCGGTCGCCCGGGAGGAAGCCGTCGGCCCGTAGGCGCCCGGTCTCCGCCGATCAGGGCCCCGCGCGGCGGGACCACGCCGCGGTGGCCTCCTACGGCGTCCGCTCACGcagcgcgggggcctcgccgtccccgcccccgccgcggcacGTGCCCCGGGACCGCTCCgtgcggcggtcgccgtcgccggcggcgaagcggcCGTCGACGGAGCACCGTCGCGCCGCCAGcccagccgcgcccgcgcagcggAAGCTGCCTGTCCCGGCAAGGCCGTCCGGCCGCGtgtcgccgcggcgcgcgcaggagccgccgcctcgtcccgcttctccgccgccgccttcgcagCCGGAAGACGACGACGTCACCGTGCCAAGTGATGAGCATAGCGTCCCGGACGCCAGCGCTGGCGGCGAGGGCCAACGCGGCCGTGACGGCGACGGGAAAGAGTCGTTGGAGAACCCGCTCGTGTCATTGGaatgtttcatctttctctag